AACTCGTACGATGCAGGGCTCGTGATTCACCAACGGCAGGAGTTTCTTTAACCAGATCGATAGTTTCAGCTTTCTGCTGATTGTCTGCCTCGTTGTCCTTCGCCAAAGTTTCATCGTCGGGTTTCTTTTCCTCACCAGTAGCATCAGCCACTTCCTGATCTTTGGAAGTTTCCTCCGATTCGGAACACTCTTTACCCTTGCTGGACCCATCCTCGTTATCCGCCTCCATGTTTACATCTTCGCTAGAGCGTTCAGACTTTTCTCCGTCTGCTTCCTTACTTTCACCGGCAGCATCATCGTGCTCCGTTAAATGTGAGGTTTTTACTGCTTCCTGCAGTTTCGAAttttcatcattatcattgTCTTCCTTCGCAAGATGttcatccttttcttcttccgaATCACTGGATGACGAGGAAGATGTGGAAGATGAACTTGAACCAGAATCAGAGCGACTCCGCTTCTTTCTATTGTCTTCAGATTCATTTTTGTGATGTAATTCTTCATTTTCTCCATCATCTTCTCGTTCCGTTGCCTTATGCTCGTTTGAACTTTCCTTGCCACGcttctcatcatcatcagcgtcaTCTGCGAAAGCAGATCGATCCTCGTTGTTGTTAGATTTGCCATTCCTTGTCATTTCTTCGTTAACGTGCTCTTCAGTGCCACCGTCTTGTTTCGTAGCATCGTCCTCCTTCTTAACGACTACATCTTTTATCGATAAATCAACCTTCGTTTCAGGTTTTGCTTTATCAGTGTTTTGTAAACCAACTAATTTGGTTGTCGGCTCAACGGCCAGTGGCTTTTCGTCCAGTATTTGTAAGTCCTCCTCTGTTCCGCCTTCTAGTTTGATGACAACCGTATCCAGCAGGCGGAGCAATGCATCGCTATTGGAAGCATCAACGGACACTTTCGCAACATCTTTCGAGTTTAATAGATCCAAAAAAACTTCACACCgatgctgcaaaaaaaaaacaaatatgtttAGCATCAAGTAATATGCACGGTACTATACTTTCCACCATGTGTGTGACCTACCTTCAGAAAAGATAGCTGTTCTTCCTTTCGTTTTTGCGATTCTTCGGGATGATATTTGATTTTGAACCTGTAAATTGTGTTAAATAGATATAAAGAACAACATTAATAAACCATCGAATCAAAACATCTTCAacaaaataaactttaatATATCGCCTGAAGAATAATCATTCTACCAATAATAAGGAATCATATTTCACTCGTTATCTGAGCCATAGTAGAAGGTCCCAATATGCTTAACCATCGCAGTCGGTATCTAACAATTAACGACTATTTCTATTATGGTGCTATCATAGCCATACTATTGCTTAAATGGGGGTTTTGATTTGATTactatattattattattcagtTATCTACAATGTgcaaaaaattattattcctCTGAGTTTAGCTTGTACAACAGAATATAGTAAttttatgaaacaaaacaccatcaTTCACAATAAGCATATTTTCCCTACGTTTTCCTTTCGTAGGTATGGCGTTGCAGCATTCATGGCTGGGATGAGTAATAGTTCatgaagtttgttttgttttgtacacaTAATGTTAAAATAGTAAATACCtcttcattcgaatttggtttGCTTAATTCATTTGTGTGCTGTTATCCACGGAGCGGTAGTAGTATTGAACGCGTAGCTTTTATATGGCATATCGAACAGCGAGACAACCGTATTCCATTGGCGCAATTATCGCTTTTATATTGAGCATGGTATGTAATACGCGGAGGTATAAGGTAAggaagtgaagaaaaagaaacactggCATTGCTCGCCCGTGTTAAAACGTATGTACCTAATCTTAAACTCCTAACGAAGGCCATACTTTGACGAGTTTAAAAAATTCGCGGCGGCAGACAAACGTAACCTATTCGCTATTCTGTAAACTAGCATCGATTCGTACGTGCGATCTGGGTTGACAGATGGAGCTTACGAGAGGGACGCGGTCTGTAGTAAGTTGCAGCACAAGCCAACTATTGTACAGTTTTTTACAACTACTTTTCAGCTTGGTATTGCCAATAATGCACACCAAATGCATTGCCAAAAATGCAAATTGGATGGTGCTATAGTGCCTCATTCAAGCAATACAGAAAGTGTTGCAGAAAACTATCAGTTGGATGCCAACTGCCCATACTACTGACGGCAAACCATCAACGCTGTTAGGGAGAAAATATGATTAGAAATGTTTATCGTAAGAAAACGAACGTTGAACACAATGGTTACAAATTTGTGCAAGCATTGATCTCAAAACTAACGCAATTGTCGTCATGGTTGATCGTTTGGAGTATGCAATTGATTTCATACGCAAGAAATCAATTCATATATACTaccaatcgatcgatcatgAGACAGAAGCAAATGTGTCATACCATTCTTCGTCCTTGTGCGCCacgaaaaactcattcatcTGTTGACGCCTAAATTCGAGCTTGTATTCGTTATACTTTGTAATTGCATCGGAATCAGATATGGAATCATCCTGCGTGGCAAGAAATTGTTTCAACGTCATCATGCAAGGTTGTGTTTGCATATCTCCCGTCGCTGCTGGTTCTCTATAGTAGGATAAAATAAAGGAAACACCAGGTAGCATCATCTCATATAAACATATAAcactcgttgttgtttgttgtttttatagaGGCTTTGAGCTTGGGAGCTACATTCGCCTCTAAACATATAACACTTCAATAATTACCTTTGATGGGATGCTGCTTGATGACCATAAGGTCCAACTGCTGGATGCATTCCGAAATGGTCATGTGAATACCCATACATTCCATAACCATCGTGAGCTGGAAAACAGACATAATGTTTGCGGAATGGTGTGAATTAAGCTCAATCCTTTTCGTAATCTTTTCGTTCATGCGTATAATGAATGACATCATGAACGATAATAACCTTTTATCAGAATGTATGCTATCTATTATCTAACGATGGCCATCTCTTTCAACTATCAAAACATATATTAAGCTTCAAAATTGAACCATAATATGACGCAGGAAGCGCCAGGGTTTCGAACAATATTATATTGTACTACTTTCCAACAACTAAATAAGCTAAACCTACCTCCAAATCTATGTCGACCTTCATCACCCCAAGCATCACCACGCATACGTTTAACCGTAGGTCCTTCTCGAGCGGGTGAATAGCCACGATCTCGGGGTGGTGGTCTATAGTCCCGGTAATCCTGCCGAGGGCGCACTCTACAAGAAGCATTTTCGGTAACAGTGGTGTCGATAACCAACGTAAAATATTACATTACCGATCGGGCCAATCATCTCTGCCGCGTGAACGATCTGGTCTGTCGGTTCCACGTCCGTAGCTATCTCCTCCACCTCCAGCACTGCGCTCTCCACGGAACTTATCACGACGTTTCCGGTCATATTCATCATCTGAGTCAcccattttgtttatttgattgAGAGTTTACGCGGAATGTGCTGTTTGTTCAAATGAATCGGGTGAAAATGCTGCAAAGAGAGAATGGAAGTTTCAAGAACATGACATATATACATAACCTCAAAATGAGGAGCTTCAACCCATTTACTGTTTATatgaatggaaaatcatttacAATTCTATATTATATCTAAGTCTCACACACGTAAGTTAAGTAGCTTTAAAAACAAACGTAAACATCTCGCAAGCCATGCTTAAATACGTCGCTTTTCTTCGGTCGCTTTAATCCGAAAGTATGTCAAACGCCAGCGTCCCTAAATATGGCCATCATTTCTGTTGTTTAGTTAAGCAAAGAATACAGGATGGAAAACGTGTTGCATTCGCATTTTAAGCACTACTTTATAGTTATTGATGTGATGAATTCACTTACAACTGTGTTGTGTAGGGATTTGCACGAGAAATATTTTCCGAATATTCCGAGCCAAAACTCACCGGCGTCACCAAAGTGTGTACAGAGGAGCAGATCTCGTAGATTTTTGCAGCGCTATACCCACACaacaaaaattacattcaAGGTGTACAGAGAAAGGTATGCGGGTGCATTTAAACAATTCTGTCAAAGATGTCTGAATTGTGGTATAAAATAAGCAGTTGTACGATATTCTATTTATTCAAAGgcaattttccacaaaaaaaatgtcgCTATAGCAATGAATGTTTCTAATTTGTGAAAGCCAAATTATGGCAGCCAAACGGAACATATCATATCATAACATAATTGAATGCGTCCAGTAATTCGTTTATCCGTCCGTCGCCTATCGACTCTTTGATGGTCAGGGTTTGATAGACTCCGTAGGGCAAAACTACTGCACGTGACTTTTCTAATCCACGGACCACATGAGATGTCAGGTGCTTAGCCTAGACGCTTAGTCATACGGAAAATCCTAgcttttgatgttttattACCAGAATTGGATGATACGCTTAATCGAAGGACACCTTTATGACTGTGTACAAAGTTAGCTTACATTAGCTGgaaatgtaaaaaagaaagaattaaCGACAAGAATTGATCCGATCTCACCTCAGAGGCTGTAGTATACTGATTATTAGTATGGTCTGTCGTATTCTTTTCAACATAGTATTCTACTCTATTCTGAAAGCAATGATATTACTTTAGTGATATTGGAGTGACCGTAAGCGATAGACGGTACAACGTAATTAAACTTCACATTAAAACAAACGTTATCTCTTTGCTGCTTAAGCGCGACCCTCTACGCATCCTGATGGGAAACGAGATAATGATGTTCCGCGATATAACGATCGCGATAGTCCTGCTCTCTCATCCCTGGACACTCGTGCTCCTGAACAGGCAAGAAACTTCTTGTGGAGAGCGCACGTGAGTGTCCGGCTGTATACGCACCCAACACAAACTGTAGAAATGCCTTAGAGAACATGccgaaagcaataaaaatatgatATCAATCACTTGATAATCACATCTTTTACTTGCTCGGCATAGATTTATGTCTAAGTAAATATATCTTTTTATTGgtacaacaacctcaacaGGTCTAAGCGTCTTGCGTGTGAGGAATTAGTCCGAAAGGGATTTTGGACTGGTTCTGTCGGGTGGAGACCAATACAGGAACGGGCCGCCgaaatgtaaaatgtaaacacaATGTCTTTATATATATGACCTGTATATATAGATttataagggctcattcaattattacgtaacgctgataggggggggagggggtcagtaccagcgttacgatttgtgacataggggggagggggggtttaactttttgttacgtaacatacaataagattatacttagattcccgcttcacAGTGTatatatgaaaaattaacttatttaagggatttttatacaaattctaTGTTACCTATCGACTTGTTGATtatttaaaggtcaagtttctTGGTATCTTTTGATACCCACTCATTGATAACTTCTGGTgtccactcagatggtgattttggattccTTTGTGTAGTAGTGGATctagtttgcatccattgttaCCTAACAAGCATCGCCGACTCTCAAAATTTACATTAAGCTTGAAGCTTGAAGAACTCCTAATAgtctcagaatgatgcatccaagttatccactatctTAAAAAACTTCATGCAATCATACATCAATGATTACTCATTTAGTTCAGTTCATTATTCCatatcatttagtgctcgTAAGCTCATTCACGTTAGAATGATCAACTTTCAACACTAGAACGATCAACACAATTAGAACGTGTGGCATCATGATCGGTGTGGTTGCCGTGTTTGAAGTCGGCATACCAGCTGaaatagttgatttttttttttgtttcgttagaacggcctggccgtatcgacttattttaccacgtaaccggatagtcagtccttgctacggtaggattggtccggatgggaatCTGGTCCGGtacgttcgtgtgaagaccggctctgctaccatcatgccaccgagcCGCCCCAAATAGTTGAATGGTGCAGAATTTGAAAAAGCTTATTGattcaatttaaccgtttttttcctaACCAAATGCCAACCACCATAACCTAATGCCTAATCAAATAACACTTATTAACATTCTAAATTTCTGATGGTCTATTGGGTGTTAAGCTAGAGCTATATAATTTATCATCACCAAGTTagtatgtaatgtaaactctcAAACAAGCTGCTTGAGCTTTTTTcagtggacgattagcgaatgaataaTGGTCCTacgtttgggatctgagatGATTGAGGACTTGTATACGAATCGTCTTCCGGAAATTGttatctttatccagaacctatccaaccttgtttaagttaacttggtacatgccaatgatacAAATTATAATGAGGAAAGGTACGGacagcctgaaaacaaacattgttaAAGAAATATCGTATGCAGAATCGTAACTGTATAGATtaaaaaatgttctaaaacaatttcaaattattagcaacgattaAGCAAGTCAGCCTGGCGCGAGTAGTAAATTGAATAGGctgtttgttcgtttcgttttgcatttgtCGAAATACGTTGGAATTACTTAGAtaacttaagaaaatttcatattttttaaacaagggaggggggggggggggtcatccaaatgttacgtaattaccggaggggggttgcgtctagtgttacgttttgttacaatagggggggagggggtcgaaaattgacaatttttgcgttacgtaataattgaatgagccctaaagTACATCTTAATAACCGGCgcaaaacaattgaaaaaagaaaaacaagtaaaAGAAGGTTGAACTTGAAATTGTAACCTGATGATGTACTTCTTAAAGCAAACAGGAATTTATCCTGGTTTTATCCTACgtgttacttttgattttaGAGATCGATCCTCCTTACGGCCTGCTTACGGATGTTTTAGCTTGGTACGCTTTATTCTCGAATATGCTAACGCTGTTTCAAGCCTTTTAACTTTGAAGGATGCTTTGGATAGAGAATCGAGGTCTTGCTCACGAATTATTTTGCGACGGTATTACGGACTCCAAGTTCCGCCGGCGCATGAAACGCATGGTCAACTTTTAGGCATCGAAACCTTAAGCCAAAGACGTCATGTAGTACAAGCATTTGTTGTGGGGGAATTGCGTACTGGTTCTACGGATGCTCCTGATCTGCTCTGCTCAATTTGTTTATATGTTCACTCCCGTTTACTCCGTCGTCGTGAATCGTTGGCTGTTCAAACTCGACCCACCgtgtattattttaataattctcTCCTCATGTGTTTCAGatgatttaaacatttttctgATGCGTTTGATTACAACATTTCCTCGACTTCTTTTCGTTTGCGAGCTCGTTCTTAAATTTAATGTCTGACTTCCTTTTTGCTATTCCTTTCaccgttttttattttgtgttagtCTTCttcttaatttattcactttGTTCTACTGCCATTGTTGTTGTATTAAGTTATTTTCCATTATTCAGTCTTAATGGCAAATTAATGTAcgaaaaagaataataataataataataaataataacaataataaaaataataataataataataataataataataataataataataataataataataataataataatgaaacaagcaaacaatcgGTTAAATATCAGTTTGTTAAATTGACAGTTGTAAATGCAAACTATTCAATGTTAGAATTATTGAGGAATTTATTAACCCAAAATTTTCGAGCAAGATGAAGCTATAGATCTTCCAGTCATCGAGCTAAAGCAAGAACCAATAATAACCAACATCACCTGCGCAATCGATCAAATGTTGAATGTGTGATCAATAATCCGAATGGCTTCTGACTTCCTTCACTATTTATCGCGCTCGTTGTAGAAGGCCACAGTGGCGGAAGTTAAATGAATGTTCGTAGAAGATAACATACTCTCTTGTTTTGTTCAGGATCGTTATGAAAAGAGATCCGTTAGTGAATCATTTGCTAATGTGTGCTACTCATTAGTTTTCTAACAGCGAGGAGCATGTCAATAATATTCCCGGTAAATCATTACTTTAGTGGTGCTGCTATCAGCAGTTGACAGAAGAATCAAAATTAAGTATCCGTTCCAACTGTACCGTCAACAGGTAGTCAAATGATTTAGATGCATCGGCTGAATTTAATTATACACGATGGTATTTAATATTGTGCGATTAGAATCTTCCATACACGAATGAGCAATATGGTGATGATCACATAGCCTAGCTTCAGACACATAAGGCATGGTTAGAACGATAGAATGTTTCAGTCACGTAGTAATTGGTATTGTGCGCttaataaaaaatcactttaaCGTTAATTTCTTTTCTCAAATGGTATAATTatgaacgaaaataaattcaGGATGAATACAAACTTTAAAGCAACTGGTtgtttaatcaattttattacATGCTATTTTTAACATTATATCAAATTGATATTGATGCTCGTACTGTTATGGAAATGACACCGCGTTTTCAATATAAAATGTAGATTAATTTTGTGTCAAGTGTCGCaacaaaattttattcatGGATTAGTGGTTTGGCAATAATTGTGAAACTTacaatatttatatttcattcgCTCCTTACCAAACCATGCTGGATTCAACAAAGCCGATCATCGTAGTGCTTGAAGAAAACACgttagaaaagaaaactcattaGAATGTAACATCCATACCGTTTCTTATTCAATGCATGGAAAATTGATACGCTTCTTTTTATTCTTCCGGTACAGCCGTACGACACGCATACGCAGTATCTATCAATAACTTAAGGTCCGGTAAATTCTTAACAAAGCAAAATctggaaaagaaaacgtcAACCTATAACCCCCACCAGAAGAAAAGCAAGCTGAACGTAACCCATCTGTGAGTTGCGAAGATCAACTTCGCGATCGCGTTGGTTCGAGCAGCAGCGAGCGACGCGCGCAGATTGAGAAGTAGCGAATCTTGTTTATATTGTATAACCTGCTCGGCCGTGTTTGTTAGTTAAGGTTTGCGACTCGTTTCGTTAGGACGCGCTGTACGCGAGTGATCTCGAGAACGGAAATAGTTAGAGCGTGATTAATTAGAAACTTGGGTTCACTGTAAAGCAGCGAAATAGTGATTAGTGTTGGACTGTAAACAAAAAtagtgcagaaaaaaaaacaaaagacatAGAACCAGTTCAACGATCCACCGAAGGGATCACAAAATGTGTGCGTCAAGGTCGAGCTTTCGAAGATTCCAATTTTGGAGTGTAATGCTGCTACTGCACGTATCTGTCGCCCAACAATATACCGGTGTCAAATGTAAAGTGTTGTTTCGTTCATCTTCTACGTCGTATTTAGTCGTTTTGCTCTCAGTTATTATGATTATAAGGCGTTACAAATTTCTCATTTGTCAACACACTGTCTGGTGTAGTAAGCACACTTGAGTGTGTAATACAACGCTTTCGAATTACACTCTAACTAACAGAAAGCAAATAGTTGGAACTGTATATGAAAAGAAGAACTACCTCGTAACTATCACTATCTTGAACATTAACGATGCGTTACATCAAGGTCATATCGGTCTCCCctcttatgaaaaaaaaaaaaaacattggcaCTGCTGTTACGCTGAGTTTTAAACTGCAACTCATTAGGGCGGCCAATGGAAGAGTTCTCCATTAGGACGCATTCCAATTGAGTTCGTCGCTTGCCCGGTCATTCAGCTTTTGTGTCCCGAATGTTCGAAGTTCACCTGGGTAAAACCAGCATTCGTTTTTTATGTGGTGAATGAGATGCTCCGCATCTGCATGTGGCTGGTTGGATGCGTCACACAGATGACTATTTGGTAGCGCACATTTTCGATGCTATCATGTTCGATGCAAGGACGACAAGTTTATCTGTGAACCGGTTAGTTTGGAAGTACGAACGAACATGACACAAAAGCATATCTCAGAATGGTTCGAGTTCACCAAAATGGTAGTGCTCATTTAGCTCGctgagaagaaaacaaaaaagatgtaaaaatggcaaacagaAAATCCTGTGATTCACTCAGGCAATGTGGGATGCGATGTGGTAAACATGTGATCCCCGTCGCTTGGTTCGGTCATTGTGTGCTGTATAGTGAATATAAAATTCTTCAGTCGTCGTTACGACACCTGTCAGGGTGTTTGGACTGTGGCATTCGAATTGTGTTGGAGTCCAGCAGCTTTTGCGAATTATTCGCGTATCGGAAACTGTGTCATGACTTAATGCGATCAACCAGAAACAGCTAACAAGCAGGATGTAGGTAcacaaataaaatgttaaagtTCGTCCTGTTTGTCTCGGTGGAACAtaattttgtgaaaatttttatttttcaatagcAAGTATTTCATGAAAAGCAGATCAAATTTTGTGTTCATTTCCAAACTATTACAAATTACGAGCGAACTGGGTTGCCAAACATCCTCCTGTGGAAAGTAATAAATCGTCGATATAGGAACTCGAATTGTCTTTGTTTCGATGGAATCTATCAATATACCGCTCACACTAATAAACACGATGATGAATGAAAGGGTAAATGCTACGGAACTGTGATAAGATAATGCCTCTGCGGGACAACACATCAATACTATCCCAAAACGTTTTACCTGCTTGTCCTATTACTTATCGTCTGCTTCGAGCTGACTGTTGAAGTGTTCGATGTGGGTGAGAATATGGTATAAAAACATTGCCataaattaaagaacaaaacgAAGCGAACAAAATGATGCAGATCACGCGACGCGTTAGGCAACGGGGCTACTATTGCAGGTTAAGGTACGGCTGCTGACCAAAAATCAAGTACCCTGTTGATAAGATAAAGTGGAGAGCGATGGGCTTGTTTTCTGCGTTGGTATGGAATGTGGGGTAAGGTGACACCTTTGCTCATCCGGCATCTTCAATGAGTCAATACGTCACGGAATTTATGAGATAGAGTGGACTCAACCGATGTGAATACAGTACATATGTTGCTTTTGTCAAGTGGGTAATAGCAGTAAACAGTAAGTTAGGGTTTCTACACGAGCGATTGTTAAAGAGTGgctatttgaaaaaaaatctatcttAGTATTCTTTTACAGGAGGGCTGTCTGCAGTgggaaattatattttacaacaaaaaaaaacaccatgtGCATATATTTGCCTTTTTACTGGTATTGCATGTTTTAAAGATATTTGATTGGCGGTTGACTGCTTTCAGCTTTAATAGTTTTCAGATTCGGGATTCGGTGCGGATTTGTacaacaataaaagaaaaacaatgtaCCATTTGTTGTAATGAATTTGTATTGCTGCACCGCACATTCTCAAGTTAGCAACAAttgaaaagttttaaaatggaaaatactATGAAGAGGTGATTTTAGTAGCGTTACTGCCAGTGTGGCCTTTATTTCAGCGAGGCGGGACTCCCAAGAGTCAATTGTCTCAAGAGTCCATTATCATACTACTTGAAACCATCGTTCATAAATTCTGCATGAGCGGAATCTGCCCTTGACATCATACGTATCAATCCGAGCAGTGGGTGGCTCTTGATAGCTGGTGCATAAAAGATATAGCGAAGGAATGGTTTAATAAGTATGTTTTATCAGCTCGTAAAGCTCTTATCAGTCGTCGAAGATTATGGTTCTACGGTCTGGTCGCGGGATTACTGCTTTTAACTGAACAGCGTACCCATCAGTAGTGTTCAGTCTGCTAGTACACCTCGAATGGGTAGTATTAGAATAGTCTAAATATTAAACATCACCTGGAAGTGCCATCCCAGAGTTTCGCTGAGAAAGTTCACCTCATCTATTGTTAGAATGTGTTTGTAGAACTTGTCGGTGAAGGATTGTGAATATTTGAAAACTGTGAATTGAAGAGATGGCCGATTCAACCAAAGGTTTGTGCAAAGTGTGTTTTGATGGTTTAAAGAGTAATAACATTGTTTTCTAGCGCATGTGTTCCAGCGGCTCGGTGTTTGTTTTAGTAGGAACcaaaaatagtaataattttgtttatatagAACCAAACTAAGCGTACCCAGATCAGACAAATGGGGAGGGAAGTGAAACATGTTTTCCATGCTTCATTGCTTCATTtctttaaaggaaaaaaattgtGCTATCTCTACTACTCACTAACATGAAATTGTAACCTGTACAATAGATTGATAAAAGATAATTTTCGACAAGGAGTATAAACCAACACCAACTTTCATCATGTGCAGTATAACTCGTGAAACGGCGATTGCTGGAAGTTTGAAGCTATTAGTGCGGTTCTAATGAAAGTAAAGTGGAGTATAGAGGATTCGTTTCCTACAGAAATTATAAATGAACAGTTTACCAGCTATACCACGTTAGGTAGGATAACATAATCGTAGAATACGAACGATGCAGAATTAATGCATCAAG
The Anopheles moucheti chromosome 2, idAnoMoucSN_F20_07, whole genome shotgun sequence genome window above contains:
- the LOC128310794 gene encoding serrate RNA effector molecule homolog isoform X2; protein product: MGDSDDEYDRKRRDKFRGERSAGGGGDSYGRGTDRPDRSRGRDDWPDRVRPRQDYRDYRPPPRDRGYSPAREGPTVKRMRGDAWGDEGRHRFGAHDGYGMYGYSHDHFGMHPAVGPYGHQAASHQREPAATGDMQTQPCMMTLKQFLATQDDSISDSDAITKYNEYKLEFRRQQMNEFFVAHKDEEWFKIKYHPEESQKRKEEQLSFLKHRCEVFLDLLNSKDVAKVSVDASNSDALLRLLDTVVIKLEGGTEEDLQILDEKPLAVEPTTKLVGLQNTDKAKPETKVDLSIKDVVVKKEDDATKQDGGTEEHVNEEMTRNGKSNNNEDRSAFADDADDDEKRGKESSNEHKATEREDDGENEELHHKNESEDNRKKRSRSDSGSSSSSTSSSSSSDSEEEKDEHLAKEDNDNDENSKLQEAVKTSHLTEHDDAAGESKEADGEKSERSSEDVNMEADNEDGSSKGKECSESEETSKDQEVADATGEEKKPDDETLAKDNEADNQQKAETIDLVKETPAVGESRALHRTSSIFLRNLAPSITKAEVEAMCRRYNGFLRVAIADPLLERRWFRRGWVTFKREVNIKEICWNLNNIRLRDCELGAIVNKDLSRRVRPVNGITCHKTVVRSDIKLGAKIAHNLDDKWGLWKENASTAGDNAANNGAGIPPVESFGLQSKNPVLQNITDYLIEEASAEEEELLGLSEDSKKISEGELIERDPQLIEVLDRLILYLRVVHSVDFYNHCEYPYEDEMPNRCGIIHARGPPSQSKVTCNEIQEYIRTFEGKMASFLTRMVDLEEAEMKKLGAKDAEAEVEKFITANTQELAKDKWLCPLSGKKFKGPDFVRKHIFNKHAEKVEEVRKEVEYFNNYLKDAKRPQLPEHPGNTKKPGAESTTSAAPASVPGSGYRSQPFGMSHSYAPMYAAYAAAPMMAPNPRGRAGFGRGGRMGGSDYRPVIQYRDLDAPREPDEFL
- the LOC128310794 gene encoding serrate RNA effector molecule homolog isoform X1: MGDSDDEYDRKRRDKFRGERSAGGGGDSYGRGTDRPDRSRGRDDWPDRVRPRQDYRDYRPPPRDRGYSPAREGPTVKRMRGDAWGDEGRHRFGAHDGYGMYGYSHDHFGMHPAVGPYGHQAASHQREPAATGDMQTQPCMMTLKQFLATQDDSISDSDAITKYNEYKLEFRRQQMNEFFVAHKDEEWFKIKYHPEESQKRKEEQLSFLKHRCEVFLDLLNSKDVAKVSVDASNSDALLRLLDTVVIKLEGGTEEDLQILDEKPLAVEPTTKLVGLQNTDKAKPETKVDLSIKDVVVKKEDDATKQDGGTEEHVNEEMTRNGKSNNNEDRSAFADDADDDEKRGKESSNEHKATEREDDGENEELHHKNESEDNRKKRSRSDSGSSSSSTSSSSSSDSEEEKDEHLAKEDNDNDENSKLQEAVKTSHLTEHDDAAGESKEADGEKSERSSEDVNMEADNEDGSSKGKECSESEETSKDQEVADATGEEKKPDDETLAKDNEADNQQKAETIDLVKETPAVGESRALHRTSSIFLRNLAPSITKAEVEAMCRRYNGFLRVAIADPLLERRWFRRGWVTFKREVNIKEICWNLNNIRLRDCELGAIVNKDLSRRVRPVNGITCHKTVVRSDIKLGAKIAHNLDDKWGLWKENASTAGDNAANNGAGIPPVESFGLQSKNPVLQNITDYLIEEASAEEEELLGLSEDSKKISEGELIERDPQLIEVLDRLILYLRVVHSVDFYNHCEYPYEDEMPNRCGIIHARGPPSQSKVTCNEIQEYIRTFEGKMASFLTRMVDLEEAEMKKLGAKDAEAEVEKFITANTQELAKDKWLCPLSGKKFKGPDFVRKHIFNKHAEKVEEVRKEVEYFNNYLKDAKRPQLPEHPGNTKKPGAESTTSAAPASVPGSGYRSQPFGMSHSYAPMYAAYAAAPMMAPNPRGRAGFGRGGRDTAVDPRRPIIAYSDLDMPNFNDSFF